The window ATTAGTGCTACAGGCCGAAAGAGGACATGGGTGCTGGGGCGCTCATCATTGGCCAATCCCGGGCGGTGGAGAAGAGGTAGCTGGGCCGGTTGCTGGGCTGCTCCTGGCTTGAGGCCCAGGGCGTGGTCGATGTGGCTGGCGGTCGAGAGAGTCAGCGAGGCAGGGTCGGTCAATGCGGCTGGACGAGGCAAGCGCTCCCTAATGCCTCGTCCTCTGCTCAACATGAAGCAGCGGCGGTGGCATGGGACTTGCAGCGGCGTGAAGCAGGGGAGCATCAGAGGGAATGGCGGGCCGCGGTGGATCCCTCGGGGATGGATCTGATCCGGCAGCTACGGGCAACGGGCTATGTCGGGAAGGCCATGGCGCCGCGAAGCTCGGGCCATGGGATGTTGGCGAGGTGGCCGTCCGGGAACGACGCGGGGGAAGGGGACACAGGGCTCGTGCAGGTGCTCCAGCGGCTTGATCCCGTCGGGTGCATCGGCGACCTGCAGACAGGTGGCCAAGGCGGGGAAGATTCAAGAGGAGTAGCGGGGAAAAGAGAGAATACATGGGGACCAACGTTGTGACCTGGTTGCGGGAGCGGTGAGGCGatgggaggagcaggaggaggtgcTCGGGCGGCTGGAGTGCCACTGGGGCTGGTCCTGGTGGTGCTCGACGACGCAAGGGCCGCGGTGGTGCTGCTGCTTGCGGTGGCGCGTGAGGAAGCAGAGGAGCTCGTGCGCGAGGCTGCAGGTGTGGGGGTCCTGGTGAAGCAGTCGCCGGCGACGGTGGAGGTGCTGACTTGCTGGAAGAGCAAggtaaggaggaggaggcgccagggaAGGAGAGGAGGCCGAAGGAATCGTCCAGTGGCTGGTGGCAACGGCGATTGGTTGGGCACAGAGAGAAAGGGGAAGGATTTGTTGGATCGGGGGTTTTGGCTGCTGGTAGGTGGAGATGGATCCCGAGGAGAAATGGCCGGCGGCGGCTCGATGGGAGAAACTAGGAACTAGGGTTTGGACTGTTATATATAGTAGGTGGCCAGAGTTAGGGGTATATGGTCCCTTTGAACGTAATCGGACGGACGGGAAaacataggctagggagtccaataaataaaatgaAGATATTTtacggatgtttggggatgatccgaatccaacggtgacgactgtccgtgtCAGGTTCGGGACGGCtttcggacgcgcacgcgaggggTCGATGCATGGTGCAAAGAGGGTTAGGCGGACGAGGTCAAGTGCGTTgtttggctgagaagagagaagcaGAGTGGCCAGGCgacggttttcggagaccgaaaatatCTGACGTGTGACAGGCTATAGTGACGCTATATTTAAAGGTTGGGCTACCAAATGGACTCCGAATACGacaaaacttgataggcggtctatctacCCTAAAATaaaaccgcatgccaactttcatcccattccgagaacatttttatgccactttataaatactatttcggacgtgacgtgggcgcgtgcgagtgtgtcttggCTCAGAACGAACAACTGGGAGAATTGGGAAACCTGGATGGATGCAAGttatgaaaacatgatgatgcaatgcacacgatgatatggcaagatgcaacacgcaagcgaatgacatggcaacaacgcgcataactggaagacacctagtgcaacggtctcggggcattacaatggagatcggtgggtaagatgCATgagcaaaccggcagatgttgagaATGGAGGCCATGAAGCGgtggcggggaccttgctagggtttcgagcgagggagggtgtgtgtgtgtgcgcgcgcacgcctgaggaggttttggtgtgtgtgtgtgtgtgtgtgtgtgtgtgtgtgtgtgtgtgtgtgtgtgtttgtggagGTGGGGGTGTGTTTGaagaaatgacgcgggtactgaaaattttaccacccgggagtcaaacgcgggagtgaaatgctggggctattgaatttttttgatgatggtgcatcgcacatggtccggagataacaactgtgtgtttatgaaacagaaaaaccctcgaggcgggcagatattttcgagggatgcagGTAGGATTtagaacaagaaacatcacacacggtcaAACACACAATAAGcgtgtgttatcaaacagaaaaagctgcaggcgggtagatatttttgagaggggaagcgTCATGGAGCGCAATGCACACGGTTAGTTCGAGTGAACCATGTCAtgagtcatccgacttgtctaatgttcatatatTTGGAGAAAAANNNNNNNNNNCCCTCGTGTCAgcacaaagggaatcctaagctatgaatgcataccCCCCAGCCGAGGTTCACCTAGAAAAGTGTGAAGTAGCAgcccccccaacacacacacactttcagtcggcggtctagagaggcatatctcaccaagatggatcataaaacggaccaagaataatccaccttggtcgtacaacctctctcttgttgtttgtcaaagtgatggttgtccatgcgaccccggagatgggccaGCTCACCaaaaatcacgcaagtagctagtccccaaagacaaccactgcatgcgtgtggcccaaacatatgtatggagaggtgtgtttttgagtacacaatggaacaactttgatgtggcaccgtgatttcgaactagaaatccccacattgagtgagggttaggttggcgATGCATatatatgttacaccacactttaagccaacgacggggattcatgcatgcatgcatgcatagtatatgcgctcaaacttaattaggcctaaatctcaccatgacctatactacgataacacgaaccaaatgaagaatccgccatggtaacataTCTTGTTGTCGGTTAAGGTGATCATGGACGTccacgcgggcccatgaatatataggcttgtcgcctataaccacgcgagggagtgttccgttcgaaggcaaccactacatgcatatgtagtgaagtgatgcgtgcatgcatgtttgaataccatttcacaacattgatgtggcgcatgCGTCCAAAATCATACACTCCCCATACAGAGCGAGATTGGTTCATGatctgtcgttgtactagccacttcgactcgatgggagggattcatgcgtacacatgcatatgtgtgtgctcaaactgtatcatggatgtcatcccagagcatgaactatatatatataccatattacaagcaaaaaaaataatcccctcctaagtcaaattaattaACCTCCCtcattgtcaggcaaaaagtagtgatggaccaagcgagcCCGCAGATGGAAATCATCGATATCGTTGATAAccacttaagtgggtgcgagaggacaaccaccatcactttgcatgtgggccaaacatatatatgttgaataccctaaatgcacaactttgatgtgccacatgcctcaaaaaccgtaaaccatgcacccacacagagcgaggttcatgaagcgtactacatatcaTGGTCCCCTTACCCcttcttcgacgcatactatatgctcctaccgtaatacgtacaacccaaaaagaatcctcatcgatggtgaaattaattaacctctcccgatgtaggtcaaagtgatgcatgcatgcatcgacgatggcctcatgggcccatagatggaagcatcacacgtgagtgtcctagctaggataaccaccgcctgcatgcatgtggcccaaagaggtgttgtgtgatgtttgaatagccaatttcacaattttgatgtggcacgtgcctcggaaaccgaaaagtcctGACACTAAGTGAGGTGTACTTGGTCACGGACGcgtacatatagtatatatgagtatatatgctagtcccctcccacctcttcgatgcgtacgatataccaccataacacaaacaaaaaacattctaccttgctggtcaaatgaaCCTCTATGCCGGTTGTTCATCAAAGTGATGGATGACGACCTCGTGGGCCCACATAAAGTGTCACACGCAAGTattgagtgtcgtgtaggacaaccatcgactgcatgtggccaaaacatgtaagtatgaaagggttgtgtaatgttttaaacagcgaattcacgactctgatgtggcaccagcttgcctaacaaaacggccaacccacacggtggctcacaactcataGTGCACTACGCCCGCCACCCCaagacgcacacacgcacacacacacacacacaccgtgaatacaccgcaactatgatgcatgttaaattaattatcccgcggtgaacatatgttaccaaaggtgggacgttttaatttaaaaaaatagagatcattaagacattttagtacattaGTTGATtaattttctatgggtataatgtgcaaaaatcaaatttgagctacatgcacacgtgagagtgcacctaaatggattgcaaaaacacatgtgtctcactgggtgcatatttacgccccgtgcaacaaatttcaaacattaagaatcttgatttttaaattctagtacatccaaacttTATTTGAAGTTcaagaaacttatcgtgttgtcatatggacgtcaatacaaagtggcattgtacttttttttgtcaaatttgagaccagttttgatgtaatactTATCTAATTACAAACTGGAGATTACTAACAatagggaaccaatatcccaaacggattatttatttgaaccatgagcgttagaccaacaatggatacgtgccatgcttcggttaagcaataaagcggcaacattaatcatccaaatagaaaaacaatatatgtgccgcCGCGCGACCTGTGTGCCGTGCGAGCAAACGTGAGTTGACGGGATGCATGAGAGCAGTCCGCCGCACAGGCAGACCGGGAGGCgtccgtgcaggtgtgtgaattgatggaGGCATGCTCGCTGCACaatgtcatcgggaggcgtgtgagtagctgtgtgaaacgacggtaggcatgccagcagtccggtgtgcaggctcaccggcAGGCGAGACATCAGTTTGACcgccgcccacctctctcccactACTAATGGTTCGCCCGAGCGGCCACACcctccatcctcgccacacacacaatcctctctctccgcttgcatccttgatgccgctctcagtcctcaaagccatcagtgtatgaggatgccgctgaaGCACCCCATCAGAGGGAGTGGTGACGCTGGGGCTGCTAATGCACCAGAGCATggtgtggagatggagacagaggttgccgtcattTCTggtgagttatcgctgcaccctgacatcgTCGACGGCGTTGAGCTTCCACagacggaggcggagttccacaccgactctggcGACGACCCCGGCaatgactccgacgaccactccggcgatgactccgacgacgacggatagctggttagtcatctattcCCATTTGTGTGTCAAATAGATCACAGGGTTTCTCCGGTTACTCCATCCTTCCCCTttctggaatagaaatcctatggttatgttctcccaatccatgaaatctgagttagtttcgttagatccatgtagtgtattgattgtttgaatggtatgtGATAACTGATTAGTTGTTTCatatgtgcaaatgatttctgctagtaatccgactacggttagtgttcatgctaataattcctagccaggacttgcaattgattttgaatgacctacatatgtttgtgccattattttgttCAAGATTTGTCTATACATAAATGATTGTGCTTAAAAattgaaccataatctctggatatgtataaataaataggcataaattcctaatcctacttcacgacatgtaaacattgatttgatgccaaatttgttttactatttgtataggtgttgtctgacaaTGTGgatagcgaggatgaagatggccaaaggaggtacaagaggcaaatcctaagggagctttatgcgggaaagcATAATAggcatattaggacctggaacgacggctatcaatgcccattttgcaaccacgagCCTCATGACGCATATCTAAGTGTTCTGGTGCATGGAAGACGacaggccgttggctccttcaagcagaagtattctcgcagggtggcgcacgacgcgtacaccgagtacctagagaagcttcaggatcgtgttggcatgtgagatgagatgtgggattgaactatgtacgcttgagtatgcttaatgacggttgaactatgcttgtgtacgtgtacgcttattatctatgtccgtGTAAGTTTAACCTTTGTTTACTTATATCTAaccgtgggatatggatgcaatcagttcagTTGACGGAATCTACCTCTGTCTTGGTttgttggtcccctttgtaatatgtgttaaattttgaccaaaggtttaactaacaaaatgttagtgcaggtcagcaaaaattatatcgttggatgggtatttgagcatagtgtttgatgatataatttttggtgacatgcataaacatttcttagttaaatatttggtcaaaatttggtaaaaattaaaaagggggccaataaaccaggacggaggtagtaggtcAATCACACACTAAtactgcaggttgctgctaacgcgacactacaatcagagacccttcaacgaaactatgtgcgataccataatcacaaacggtggtgtaaaataactgtcaaaaaaggtgcaaaacgtttgcgatggaggatgcatcaaacacggttcaggttttagttgcgtgtgcgatacaggGCATACGATTCAGCACAATTAActttttgcgatgaggaggaacaaaagaaacaggtagccagatgaaggtgtgtgcgatatacaacatattgttgactcggatgaattgtttgtgattgggcaacacaaaagaaacgacagcgagatgaaggtgtgtgtgcaatatacggcatgcgattcactcggatgaactgttcgcgttgagacaagagaacagaaacggttcaatataacaagatgtgtgtgatacgtggcaaacaggtctgtaatcagaaatgtgtgtgaagaccgataataacacagacagtTGCTTCTAATAACACGTATGTGATATGCTTTGTCTACACAAcctctattggccattgggggatgggcggtcatccggatacgacATAAGAATGCGAGGAGGCATCCAATCACCAAGaactagctgttccaccagtagctcatgtaagaaaactgtcaagttaagtgtgctcaggctggagcagccatcagatgggtgactggatgggaaattgtgttgatgttaaattaaccgaTATGGTGGGTCATATCtgtcaaattaaatgactgatacgatccatcccatgagttaatttaacctagaggtccttgttttttatttttttctatttttaacacatgttaaagaaggtctaccgcattacttttttacaatgtgcgatacgtggcatgccGTTGATCCATtcaacctgtttgtgatggaataggccGTGTGCGTTGTGGGCAAACACTTGCTAGTAGTCAACCATTTGGAATTGATGAGTTCATcatcgacgggttccctagtgtggtccgtgttcatctgaccatcatctacttcttgtgctagcttgatgttccttctatgctaagtttccattaattgatggcattttatgaacacgccaccgtttcccgccatttcctcacctgtttcccgcctccCAGCGATATTGTGCATAGGCAGCGCCcgacgcacggaggcgacaagcgcagcctgtagcacatccaccttttccaagcatgccaacccaccaaagtgtcgcctctgccatcaacctcatcgacgaggaaaacgagcaggcgccatgGCCCGTCGAGGCCATGGCGCTCCCCAGCAACGCGATGGACGACACCGTGAAGCGTGTCATTGCcaaggttgagcagacctttggcggaTGGCGCTTGAgcaccgcggatcaagataggcatgtccgcACCGACatgctgcagctcgccgcacaacatgattgatggcgtgtcgcagagcaagctaggcgcgtctgcGCCGATAGGTTGTGGCTCGCCGcatggcgagaccgttggagcgccgcagacTGAGAGGCGCGGCGCGcctcacagcaagagcggatccatcggtgcttgcctgcTGTCAACATGgcatcgcagctgggtacacgtcctgtCAGTACCCCCATTACTCACCAGGAGTGGGCAAAGGCCCTCAGCGCCATACATGCACCAGAGGCTGGCCGCACCGTATCTGCACCGGACGCCCGCTGCACCGTTCGAATGGGTGCTGCCGTTCGCCTTGTCTACAGCCCGCTGGATGCCAACGCactggtccgtaggctcgaccgcctccttggcccaggtgtccacctgggcgcagtagaggaacatggtcgtTGCATCCTcaagctggtgatctccgatgaaatagccaacttggagctcgagatcacgctccagatgtaccgcgagcgtctcgaccacttggacgaacgcctgcacgagttcaggcagtgcTAAGAGCTAACGTAGGCAAGGGttgttggtcatggtctcatggacgcgttttattttgaaaagtcgtttcgacgtggaCAGCTATGttttcacagcaatcatagtattgctttgtttattgctctgtttcaatgtgtgtactctatttTCCATCCTTATATGTTCTATtacaatgtgtgtatatacgctttccattctgtatatgtggatgataacaactagattccaattagtatacaaaaacagatagaaaatggaattcataatatatatatatatatatatatattaattttccattagttcatcacataatatatataatatcatcacatatacgtgatgatacttaactactaggtacaatgcataaaatttaaaatgaacaatactaaaactaataatccatcCCGGGGACAGTATTTCGGCAGCCCCTCgctagcagctccctggtgcgcggcatCTTCCCAGtctggaggcagtactccgcctcctctgcctcgcagcgcttgacgtatcAATCTACCTCTTGTTGGCGGATGGGCACGGCTGATCTTGCCATTTAGTTGGgcacccaccggagctcctcgtcggtggcacactggagcttattggcccacctccacgcagcgacgaggcgCCCAACGCCCATGACCTTCCTcctgaagtacccgtcttcgtacacctcctcggt is drawn from Triticum dicoccoides isolate Atlit2015 ecotype Zavitan chromosome 4A, WEW_v2.0, whole genome shotgun sequence and contains these coding sequences:
- the LOC119283524 gene encoding uncharacterized protein LOC119283524 — encoded protein: MASILNICRHWTIPSASSPSLAPPPPYLALPASQHLHRRRRLLHQDPHTCSLAHELLCFLTRHRKQQHHRGPCVVEHHQDQPQWHSSRPSTSSCSSHRLTAPATRSPMHPTGSSRWSTCTSPVSPSPASFPDGHLANIPWPELRGAMAFPT